The DNA segment CCTCTCTTGGAAATAAACGCGTTCATGCGTTAGCCCCAGGGCTCACACATCAAGCGCTAACAAAAGAGGCACCCAGCCCAGAGGAGTCCACCAACACGGGCCCACCCCTTTGCGTTTTTTGCGCTGAAATACTTAATTACTATCTACAGGATCGTACCATCTTAGTCACACTAACCTTTCCTGCAAGGAAGCCACTGCCTGGCGACAGCTCCAAACCGATGCATACCCTCATCCCCGTCTCTGGCCCCCCTGCTCTCCCACACTCTTGCCTGGGTACTTCTCCACATGCAGGTCTCAGCCCTCCCTCTGCTACTTTCTCAGGGAGTTCCTGGGCCCACTATATGTTTCGCCATCCCTAACTCGCCACCTGGGAGGCAAGGTTGGCCAGCTCGAACCTGCTGGAGCAGCGGTGGCTGCTCCAACAGACCAGAGCGATTGTTGAAGCCactggagtcctggactgaggtCCCCACCCGGAGAGGCAGGATACGATTTTCACTTTTCTAAATAAAACTATTTCACTCGCTCTCTCACCTCCCTGTCTTTCTTCTTCCTCTCTATCTCTCGAGCTACGCAGTCTCCttcctcattctttttttttcaagtgggaGGCTACACTGTTGTGGTTCCTCACAAAGCATTGTAGATGTAGCGGTCATCTCAGATCTACAACATGAAATTATAATAttcagaagagcgcgaggcgaacaCACCGAGTGCGTGGCGAAACACAGGCAGCGTCTGACTGCGATGCTGCCAGTCGAGAGAGAGCCGAGCAGCGGCTCTGTCTCGTCTTCCACTGCGTTGCCGACGGCGACGGTGCTGCTACGTGGGCACCCCGGCTAGTGAAGGAGCCAGGTGAAAGGCGGAAGCCTGAACGATACGAGGGTCATTCGCTGGTTGTAGCAGTGGGAGGGGTCGGAGAGTGCGACGAAGCGGAGACGGGTGGACTTAAACAGGCCATAGGCTGCTCGGAAATATCATGACGAGTTAACTAGTGGCCAGCAGTAGAGGACGCTAAGGGTTGTCTTGAGCTAACTCCGCATTTCCGACTAAGAGGCTAAAGAACCCCATCTGGTCGAAATTAATACGGACCCTTCCACCATGGCTGGCCTCATATTCCGGGTGTACTTTTGACACGCAAAAAATGTACCATTACTTAAAAAATCAATCTACCAACTTACTTTTTTTGCAGGTGTGCTTGGAGAAAGGCGAAGGCCCAGTTGTCGCCCTGCGAGAGCGGCCTTCGAAAGTCTCCTTCGGCAAAATTCCGCCGTACAGCGATCACTCTATGAGAGATGAGGATGAATACGCTGGctacaaagaaagaaaaacaatgtaCAATAGCTACGCTGAAGAGGACAACAGCGGCAAAGGGGCTAATTCTTACCAATACGCCAAAGAAAAAAGTAGGGAATACGGAAGCGACGGTGAATCGCAGACCGTCGACTCGATGGATAATTATGAAGACTTGGGCATCGGCAACTCGCCCATGACATCCTATCGCCACCGTAAAAGGGGAGAACCACTCGGCATGGATTATGCCAATATGCCACCTAGTTACTTCTACCCAAGGAAGGAACACGGGCTTGGCAATGAAACTACTGTGGACGCTGCTAAACAGGCGACTGCGTCAAAGCCCTTTGGCGTCAAAACTACCACGCACCCTGCCAAACAAGAGTCGAAACCTGCAAGGAAACCGTGACCAAGCTGACGACGGACAGTTCGCGGCCCGCTCAGCGGTCATAGAATGATCTCCTGTTGACTGATTCAGTGACACGAGGTTCGAGTTAGCACAATAAACGAGCGCCGGTATGGCCTGGAGTGAACAATTTTTTCCAATGATGTCCTTCGCAGCATAAGGCAGATGTAGGCTTAATGAACGGTGCCTATTGCGATGAAAAGTGAATATATTAAGCGAGTGCATACtgaccgcaaaaaaaaacaaggaatgaGTATGCACTGGGTGTTCCGCGTAACTTGAAACGTTCACGGGAACGTCGCACACGGACGAAGCCAACTGCATATTGTTGGCAGGTGTATAGCCCAACTGCGAAGCATTTATATCGCCCTAGTTGAGTGATTAAAAttaattacgcaatacttcaattTCTAATCCCAGAGAACTACTATCAGATGAAAATTTGTAGAGCACGCGTTCTCGAACACTCGATCCAGCCCTTTCTGGCAAGTTACTTCTTACGCGCACATTTTCCTCTTTTCAATGAAGGCGCCTGGAAGAAAGTTTTTGAAGgttaaaaaaaatcaataaaaagaCGCGACATCACAGCTGTGCCCCTTTTTTACATCGTTATCATGCATGTTTTCCACGCGTGAAGACCAACTGTTCGCTATAAAAAAAGACGCTCCTCTTAAGCGGGCGCACAATAAAAGAGAGGCCCAGCGGCCGATCCACAGCGTTCCTTGTATAAAAGCAAAAACCCAGCGACCCAGTCACGCTCGACGgctgggatgaaatgcttggtcCCTCCGGGAAGCGATCGAAGTGCCGAAGAATTAACGCGAACGGCAATCCCTTTTTCGCTAGAATACAAGCACAGGCTCGCGTTTCTCCTGTGGTCTCGAAAGGTGGCGAAAAGCTCGCTTTCAAGAAAGCATGACAAACAACAAAACGGCGCAGCGCACGAAtagcgaaagagaaaaaaagcaagcaaaaaattggaggggacacaatctccgccctaagggtatgacgcgatagcgtattgggttcattcccatatatgcaggccattctctactttacattcatagatccctgggagtcctcatgcccaCCCTAGCGCAgtagcgcagcggttaagcgatgcgccactgccctgcgatgtcaggtgctcccagcggtgggccttgtgcaacccaggttgctcttccagagggACCAATCATTAATACACTATATGCTGGCCAGgctgtgatgacgctgcaaggtcacatgactcaggttgcccacctgcctcctaggttgctctctgacaCCACctgaccacctgccagagccatgctcgtaatttttcgctcacaacac comes from the Amblyomma americanum isolate KBUSLIRL-KWMA chromosome 1, ASM5285725v1, whole genome shotgun sequence genome and includes:
- the LOC144093696 gene encoding uncharacterized protein LOC144093696, which codes for MASPVLASLALGLLALRAGAIDLESAARRPKFMECPKFDGHLVKCRDALMSTPELNDIDLNPDSPEHQAAYDMCLLSKLGVTMRETMVWCEHKGSLARKLALCYEYLLRLKELPITDGLIVKIIDEFQVCLEKGEGPVVALRERPSKVSFGKIPPYSDHSMRDEDEYAGYKERKTMYNSYAEEDNSGKGANSYQYAKEKSREYGSDGESQTVDSMDNYEDLGIGNSPMTSYRHRKRGEPLGMDYANMPPSYFYPRKEHGLGNETTVDAAKQATASKPFGVKTTTHPAKQESKPARKP